One window of the Triticum dicoccoides isolate Atlit2015 ecotype Zavitan chromosome 3B, WEW_v2.0, whole genome shotgun sequence genome contains the following:
- the LOC119278216 gene encoding probable glutathione S-transferase GSTU6 — MASEGDVKLLGTVVSPFAVRVRMALHLKGVSYEYLEQDLFDKGELLLASNPVHKKVPVLIHADRPVCESLAIVEYVDQVWTDAASILPADPYGRAVARFWAAYVDDKLFPAWIGILRAATEEDRAEKLDAALAVVGPMEEALAQCSGGKDYFAGDSVGYLDIALGCNLFWFEALREMFGVTIIAAGSTPLLAAWAERFVQTEAAKKAAPPMKSMVDYAGKLRSIWAAAATAAK; from the coding sequence ATGGCCAGCGAAGGAGATGTGAAGCTGCTGGGCACGGTGGTGAGCCCGTTCGCGGTCCGCGTGCGCATGGCCCTGCATCTTAAGGGCGTGAGCTACGAGTACCTGGAGCAGGACCTGTTCGACAAGGGCGAGCTCCTCCTCGCCTCCAACCCGGTGCACAAGAAGGTCCCCGTGCTCATCCACGCCGACAGGCCCGTCTGCGAGTCGCTCGCCATCGTCGAGTACGTCGACCAGGTCTGGACTGATGCAGCCTCGATCCTCCCCGCGGACCCCTACGGCCGTGCCGTCGCCCGCTTCTGGGCCGCCTACGTCGACGACAAGCTGTTCCCCGCGTGGATAGGCATCCTGCGCGCCGCCACGGAGGAGGACAGAGCCGAGAAGCTCGACGCCGCGCTCGCGGTGGTCGGGCCCATGGAGGAGGCCCTCGCCCAGTGCTCAGGTGGGAAAGACTACTTCGCCGGCGACTCCGTCGGGTACCTTGACATCGCGCTCGGGTGCAACCTCTTCTGGTTCGAGGCGCTCCGCGAGATGTTTGGCGTGACGATCATCGCCGCCGGCAGCACTCCGCTTTTGGCCGCCTGGGCTGAGAGGTTCGTGCAGACGGAGGCGGCCAAGAAGGCGGCCCCGCCCATGAAGAGCATGGTGGACTACGCCGGGAAGCTGCGGAGTATCTGGGCTGCTGCTGCCACCGCTGCCAAGTAA
- the LOC119282012 gene encoding probable glutathione S-transferase GSTU6 produces MAGEGDDVKLLGSVVSPFAVRVRMALHLKGVSYEYLEQDLFHKGELLLAANPVLKKVPVLIHAGRPVCESLAIVEYVDDVWADGASLLPADSYGRAVARFWAAYVDDKLFPAWIGILRASTEEDRAERLDATLAVVGLMEDALAQCSGGKDFFAGDSVGYLDLALGCNLSWFKALREMFGVTVIDASRTPRMAAWAEKFEQTEAAKEAAPPMKSMVEHAGKLRAMWAAAAAAAK; encoded by the coding sequence ATGGCCGGCGAAGGAGACGACGTCAAGCTGCTGGGCTCGGTGGTGAGCCCGTTCGCGGTCCGCGTGCGAATGGCGCTGCACCTCAAGGGCGTGAGCTACGAGTACCTGGAGCAGGACCTGTTCCACAAGGGTGAGCTCCTCCTCGCCGCCAACCCGGTGCTCAAGAAGGTTCCCGTGCTCATCCACGCCGGCAGGCCCGTCTGCGAGTCGCTCGCCATCGTGGAGTACGTCGACGATGTCTGGGCCGACGGCGCCTCGCTCCTCCCTGCCGACTCTTACGGCCGCGCCGTCGCCCGCTTCTGGGCCGCCTACGTCGACGACAAGTTGTTCCCCGCGTGGATAGGCATCCTGCGCGCGTCCACGGAGGAGGACAGAGCCGAGAGGCTCGACGCCACTCTCGCGGTGGTCGGGCTCATGGAGGACGCCCTCGCCCAGTGCTCCGGTGGGAAGGACTTCTTCGCCGGCGACTCCGTCGGGTACCTCGACCTTGCGCTCGGGTGCAACCTGTCCTGGTTCAAGGCGCTGCGCGAGATgttcggcgtgacggtcatcgacgCCAGCAGGACTCCGCGCATGGCCGCCTGGGCTGAGAAGTTCGAGCAGACGgaggcggcgaaggaggcggcCCCGCCCATGAAGAGTATGGTGGAGCACGCCGGGAAGCTGCGGGCTATGTGGGCTGCTGCTGCCGCGGCTGCCAAGTAA